One region of Mucilaginibacter gotjawali genomic DNA includes:
- a CDS encoding nuclear transport factor 2 family protein, whose amino-acid sequence MEKKLINQNAEPFFSIIMEGLQGEVDGPHFWDAVAEDAVFEFRYNFPGFTNKIEGRGAYMDWFSGYSNVLHSADHLGVYKVQRPENVIILEYEVHGIVPSTGKFYDNRFCSIITIHDRKIVHWRDYMDSLAVMLSSTKD is encoded by the coding sequence ATGGAAAAGAAACTAATTAACCAAAATGCTGAACCGTTTTTCAGCATTATTATGGAAGGCCTTCAAGGGGAGGTGGATGGTCCGCATTTTTGGGACGCGGTTGCCGAAGATGCCGTATTTGAGTTCCGGTACAATTTCCCGGGCTTTACCAACAAGATAGAGGGCCGCGGGGCCTATATGGACTGGTTCAGCGGATATAGTAATGTCCTGCATTCGGCGGATCATTTGGGCGTGTACAAAGTGCAGCGGCCGGAAAATGTTATCATATTGGAGTACGAAGTCCATGGCATTGTACCTTCCACCGGAAAGTTCTATGACAACCGCTTTTGCTCTATTATTACCATTCATGACCGGAAAATTGTTCATTGGCGCGATTACATGGATTCCCTGGCAGTGATGCTTTCTTCGACTAAGGATTGA
- a CDS encoding NmrA family NAD(P)-binding protein, which yields MKKTIVVLGATGKVGGKIADLLIKEGHYVKLIARSEDLEKRFGGTRAELLAGDITDVDLLTAAFQGAHSAFILLPPNFTAVNYREFQREVGDATIEAIKRSGIQYVVNLSSTGAQLHEGNGIIAGLAEQEVKLNQLKDVNVMHLRSAYFLDNALLNINLIKKMGINGTTADTDHQIPMVATSDVAVVAAKELANLDFEGKVVRPILGDRNYSFNEITGIIGRSIGKLDLQLVQFPVEQAKAGMISQGISENVAEDIVNMETSLKNGIMNYQRRTAWNSSPTSAELFAENVFAPAYRAA from the coding sequence ATGAAAAAGACAATTGTTGTATTAGGTGCTACCGGCAAAGTTGGCGGTAAGATCGCAGACCTCCTTATTAAGGAAGGACACTATGTTAAATTAATTGCCAGGTCGGAAGACCTCGAAAAAAGGTTCGGCGGGACCAGGGCGGAACTACTTGCGGGTGATATCACCGATGTTGATCTATTGACTGCTGCATTTCAAGGTGCCCACAGCGCCTTTATATTACTGCCACCCAATTTTACTGCGGTCAACTACAGGGAGTTCCAAAGGGAAGTTGGCGACGCTACTATTGAGGCGATCAAAAGATCAGGTATTCAATATGTAGTGAATCTGAGCAGCACGGGTGCGCAATTGCATGAAGGCAACGGCATTATTGCCGGCCTTGCCGAACAGGAAGTGAAGCTGAATCAATTGAAGGACGTCAATGTCATGCACCTACGTTCGGCTTATTTCCTTGATAATGCATTGCTCAATATCAACCTGATCAAAAAAATGGGAATCAATGGTACCACGGCAGATACAGATCACCAGATACCTATGGTAGCAACCAGCGATGTCGCTGTTGTTGCCGCGAAGGAACTGGCCAACCTGGATTTTGAGGGCAAAGTGGTAAGGCCCATTCTCGGTGACAGGAACTATTCTTTTAACGAGATCACCGGCATCATTGGCAGATCGATCGGGAAGCTGGATTTGCAGCTGGTACAATTTCCGGTTGAACAAGCCAAGGCGGGAATGATCAGCCAGGGCATCTCCGAAAACGTGGCCGAAGATATTGTTAACATGGAGACATCCCTGAAAAACGGCATCATGAACTACCAGCGGCGAACTGCTTGGAATTCATCACCGACGAGTGCAGAGTTATTCGCCGAGAATGTGTTCGCTCCGGCATACCGCGCTGCTTAA
- a CDS encoding winged helix-turn-helix transcriptional regulator: MRKTTSTNFSNEEALAAICPMHNVMRVLGGRWKIALLYFIHQGHHRFGLLQKKMPFITTKMLSAQLKELERDELVNRKIYAEMPPRVEYSLTEKGQTLLPVLEDLYSWGEQYIPAQA; this comes from the coding sequence ATGAGAAAAACAACGTCAACTAACTTTTCTAACGAAGAAGCGCTGGCTGCTATTTGCCCCATGCACAATGTGATGCGGGTATTGGGTGGGCGCTGGAAGATCGCTCTATTGTACTTTATCCATCAGGGTCATCACCGGTTTGGTTTATTGCAAAAGAAAATGCCATTTATCACCACGAAAATGCTCAGCGCCCAGTTAAAAGAACTGGAGCGGGACGAACTGGTGAACCGTAAGATATATGCAGAAATGCCGCCACGGGTGGAATATTCATTGACCGAGAAAGGGCAAACCTTATTACCAGTATTGGAAGACCTTTATAGTTGGGGAGAGCAATACATCCCGGCCCAGGCATAA
- a CDS encoding FecR family protein, which translates to MDQERIYILIQKYRDNTASEAEKEELLKWYRLTAYQDAEFPESEDAAGDFMLSRLHREINATAGSTHYKKWLAAAAVLLIGGASWLFVSKFSGGADKTSIASIQKNDIAPGGNKAILTLADGSKISLTDAGKGKIASQSGIQITKSANGELIYTIKVSGSTNAIPATPGLNQPIAFNTIETPKGGQFQVTLPDGSKVWLNALSSIKFPVNFNAAKERRVELKGEAYFEVVHKAMLPFRVVSDKQVVEDIGTHFNVNAYGDESNIKTSLLQGKVRITTEGKTAVLIPGQQATIANGIKVTEVNTDEVIAWKNGYFNFDDEKLENIMKSVARWYNVDVVFEDESLKRETFGAITTRFANISTLLKIMEQTGDARFSIEGSTIKISRRKSHQSL; encoded by the coding sequence TTGGACCAGGAACGTATTTACATCTTAATTCAGAAGTATCGGGATAATACTGCATCTGAAGCTGAAAAAGAGGAATTGTTAAAATGGTATCGCCTGACGGCATACCAGGATGCTGAATTTCCTGAAAGTGAGGACGCCGCAGGCGATTTTATGCTGTCTCGCCTTCATCGTGAAATAAATGCAACTGCCGGAAGTACCCACTACAAGAAGTGGTTAGCCGCCGCGGCTGTCCTGTTAATCGGCGGCGCATCATGGTTATTTGTTTCAAAATTTTCTGGTGGCGCAGACAAAACCAGCATTGCTTCAATACAGAAAAATGATATTGCCCCCGGTGGCAATAAGGCCATATTAACGCTTGCTGACGGTTCAAAAATATCATTAACCGATGCCGGGAAGGGAAAAATTGCAAGTCAGAGTGGTATTCAGATCACTAAATCAGCTAATGGCGAGTTGATCTATACCATAAAAGTATCCGGAAGCACCAATGCCATACCTGCCACGCCGGGCTTAAATCAACCAATCGCGTTTAATACGATTGAAACACCAAAGGGAGGACAATTCCAGGTGACTTTGCCTGATGGCTCAAAAGTGTGGCTCAACGCACTCTCATCTATTAAATTCCCGGTAAACTTTAATGCTGCGAAGGAACGCCGTGTTGAGTTAAAAGGAGAAGCATATTTTGAAGTTGTGCATAAGGCGATGCTTCCATTCAGGGTAGTAAGCGACAAACAGGTTGTGGAGGATATCGGAACACACTTTAACGTAAACGCTTACGGGGATGAATCAAACATAAAAACCAGCTTGTTGCAGGGCAAAGTTCGCATAACAACTGAAGGTAAAACTGCCGTCTTGATTCCGGGGCAGCAGGCCACTATCGCAAATGGCATCAAAGTTACCGAGGTAAATACCGATGAGGTAATCGCCTGGAAAAACGGCTATTTCAATTTTGATGATGAAAAATTGGAGAACATCATGAAGAGCGTAGCAAGATGGTATAATGTTGATGTTGTTTTTGAAGACGAAAGTTTAAAAAGAGAAACATTTGGTGCAATTACAACCCGTTTCGCCAATATTTCAACATTACTAAAAATTATGGAACAAACCGGCGACGCCAGGTTTAGTATCGAAGGGTCGACTATTAAAATAAGCAGGAGAAAATCACATCAGTCCCTCTGA